Proteins from one Juglans microcarpa x Juglans regia isolate MS1-56 chromosome 1S, Jm3101_v1.0, whole genome shotgun sequence genomic window:
- the LOC121245943 gene encoding protein PHYTOCHROME-DEPENDENT LATE-FLOWERING-like isoform X4 has product MSLENVVKDIPLISNNSWSYGDLMEVESRILKALQPRLHLDPTPKLDRLCNNPVPTKLDLALSSVRKKRFRQPPEVTVTSSIKTHGKTVCIDRVPESSNSRLGDAGIISGNVMPQQVHENLTIQHVGPTNMLALRPKSFVSDASVSALPAASHQPRYQMGVGTPRSMQDPGSGPAINASGASPAGQDMMISYAENVNSSVSVLGKRESQDGQMSPLSSFNKRARPSPAGLDGMQQQQIGPHGDGLHRSDINWKNTLLQEQAMARGGPYANTGIQKFSQQAFEGALNQDAGTMPSAAGQQGTRYGTKEEQFEIDKIDGSDIYRSKNDMQVMETETSHLDPQQARQQRLPHNAFMRSNFPQTSWNNLGQQMEKDARKDDQLHKRKSVQSPRISTGALAQPQLSSKSGEFSSSSVGPHFGQVATAAALVASQKEKAISTSVPTVGGTPSLASSANDSMQRQHQAQIAAKRRSNSLPKTPAMNGIGSPASVGNISVPLNANSPSVGSPPLADQTILERFSKIEMVTMRHQLNCKKNKVDNHPIRKPNTYPLQPLSTHLSTASNNEDLKDDASMRSLSKSLAGGSMNICKIRVLKFMQPEHIPQENAVSYRVRTRMIMSEKPYDGTVAMHYGEIEDGDFLSAEDRLPSLPNTHFADLLASQLCSLMIREGYVVEDQVQAKQTCTSLATASQSNTAGIPHHSVPDIQQFPEAVPGQQSSEVAKITNSGNASLNSPQNLLPNARMLPPGNTQALQMSQGLFSGVSMPPRSPLIDPQPSLHQQQQQHQHQQQQQQQQQQQQQQQQQQQQQQQQQQQQQQQQQQQQQQQQQQHSLIQQQQHQFQRSPMILPTNSLSHLSAIGQNSNIQLGNHMVNKSSALPIQLLQQQQPQMQRKMMMGLGTAVGMGNMGNNVVGLGGLGSAVGMGAARGIGGTGMSAPMGPISGISNVGQNPMNLSQTSNISNAISQQFRSGFNPQTALMASKLRMAQNRGANILGGPQSSIAGISGARQIHPGSAGLSMFGQSLTRANMSTMQRAAMGPMGPPKLMAGINLYMNQQQQQQQQLQQQQQFQQQQQQQQYQQQQQQQQQQFQQQLQQQQDTASQLQAVVSPSQVGSPSTVGIPQLNQQTSPQQMSQRTPMSPQQLSSGAIHATSAGNPDACPASPQLSSQTLGSVSSITNSSLDLQGVNKSNSVNNA; this is encoded by the exons ATGTCATTGGAGAACGTTGTGAAAGATATTCCATTGATATCGAATAATTCTTGGAGTTATGGCGATCTGATG GAAGTGGAGTCCCGCATATTGAAAGCATTGCAACCACGACTTCATCTAGATCCTACACCTAAGTTGGATAGGCTTTGTAATAACCCAGTTCCCACAAAG CTTGATTTGGCTCTTTCCAGTGTCCGGAAAAAGAGATTTAGGCAGCCACCTGAAGTTACTGTTACTTCTAGTATCAAGACGCATGGGAAGACAGTTTGCATAGATAGAGTACCGGAAAGCTCTAACTCAAGGTTGGGAGATGCAGGAATCATTTCTGGAAATGTGATGCCACAGCAAGTACATGAAAATCTTACTATACAACATGTTGGCCCAACAAATATGTTAGCCTTAAGACCAAAGAGCTTTGTATCAGATGCCTCAGTTTCTGCACTACCTGCTGCTTCCCATCAACCAAGGTATCAAATGGGGGTTGGGACCCCCAGAAGCATGCAGGATCCTGGTTCAGGACCTGCTATTAATGCATCAGGGGCTTCTCCTGCTGGGCAGGACATGATGATCTCTTATGCTGAAAATGTGAATTCAAGTGTCTCTGTTCTTGGAAAGAGGGAGAGTCAGGATGGGCAAATGTCACCCTTGTCCAGTTTTAACAAGAGAGCAAGACCTTCACCTGCGGGTCTTGACGGAATGCAACAGCAGCAAATAGGGCCGCATGGTGATGGACTACACCGTTCGGACATCAATTGGAAGAATACTTTGTTACAAGAGCAAGCAATGGCAAGGGGAGGTCCATATGCAAATACTGGCATTCAAAAGTTTTCCCAGCAGGCGTTTGAAGGGGCTCTGAACCAGGATGCTGGGACAATGCCTTCCGCTGCAGGACAGCAGGGAACACGATATGGTACCAAGGAAGAGCAGTTTGAGATAGATAAAATAGATGGTTCAGATATCTACCGCAGTAAAAATGATATGCAGGTGATGGAAACAGAAACAAGCCATTTGGACCCGCAGCAAGCACGGCAGCAAAGATTACCACATAATGCATTCATGAGATCTAATTTCCCCCAGACATCTTGGAATAATCTTGGTCAGCAAATGGAAAAAGATGCAAGAAAAGACGACCAGCTCCATAAAAGGAAATCAGTTCAAAGTCCTCGGATTTCTACTGGTGCTTTGGCTCAGCCCCAATTATCATCAAAATCGGGGGAGTTTTCTAGTAGTTCAGTGGGACCCCACTTTGGACAAGTTGCAACAGCTGCTGCTCTTGTAGCATCACAAAAGGAGAAAGCAATAAGCACCTCAGTTCCTACTGTTGGTGGGACCCCTTCTTTGGCTTCCAGTGCTAATGATTCCATGCAACGTCAACACCAGGCCCAGATTGCTGCAAAGCGCAGATCAAATTCTCTCCCTAAGACCCCAGCAATGAATGGAATTGGATCTCCAGCTAGTGTTGGTAATATTAGTGTTCCATTAAATGCAAACAGTCCTTCAGTTGGATCACCACCTTTGGCTGATCAAACCATACTTGAAAGGTTCTCAAAGATAGAAATGGTGACAATGAG GCATCAACTCAACTGCAAAAAGAATAAGGTTGATAATCACCCCATTAGGAAGCCAAACACATATCCCCTTCAACCCCTGTCAACTCATCTCTCCACTGCTTCCAATAATGAAGATCTCAAAGATGATGCGAGCATGAGGTCGTTATCTAAGTCACTTGCAGGTGGCAGCATGAATATCTGCAAAATAAGAGTCTTAAAATTTATGCAGCCAGAGCATATTCCTCAAG AAAATGCTGTTTCGTATAGGGTAAGAACTAGAATGATCATGTCAGAGAAGCCATATGATGGTACGGTAGCAATGCATTATGGAGAAATAGAAGATGGTGATTTTCTGTCTGCAGAGGATCGTCTTCCTTCATTACCGAATACG CACTTTGCGGATTTGCTTGCCTCACAGCTTTGTTCACTG ATGATACGTGAAGGATACGTTGTGGAAGATCAAGTCCAAGCAAAACAAACCTGCACAAGTCTTGCCACAGCCAGTCAATCAAATACTGCTGGCATCCCTCACCATTCGGTACCCGACATTCAGCAATTTCCAGAAGCAGTTCCTGGTCAACAATCGAGTGAAGTTGCAAAGATAACTAACAGTGGTAATGCATCTCTAAACTCACCTCAGAATCTGTTACCGAATGCAAGGATGCTGCCTCCTGGAAACACCCAGGCCTTACAGATGTCTCAAGGACTCTTTTCCGGGGTTTCAATGCCCCCGAGGTCGCCACTGATAGACCCACAACCATCACTTCATCAACAGCAGCAACAACATCAacatcagcagcagcagcaacaacagcagcagcagcaacagcagcagcagcaacaacagcagcaacagcagcagcagcagcagcaacagcagcagcagcagcagcagcagcaacaacaacaacaacaacaacactCCTTGATTCAACAGCAGCAGCACCAGTTCCAGAGGTCACCTATGATACTCCCAACCAATTCACTTTCTCACTTGTCTGCAATCGGGCAGAATTCCAACATACAGTTGGGCAATCACATGGTCAACAAGTCTTCTGCTCTCCCAATTCAGCTGTTACAGCAGCAGCAGCCACAAATGcaaaggaagatgatgatgggACTTGGAACAGCTGTGGGTATGGGAAACATGGGCAATAACGTGGTTGGTCTTGGAGGCCTTGGCAGTGCTGTGGGCATGGGAGCTGCAAGGGGAATAGGGGGAACTGGAATGTCAGCACCAATGGGGCCTATATCTGGTATCAGCAATGTGGGGCAGAACCCAATGAATCTTAGCCAGACTTCAAATATTAGCAATGCAATAAGCCAGCAATTTCGATCTGGATTTAATCCACAAACTGCTCTCATGGCATCAAAACTTAGAATGGCACAGAACAGAGGAGCAAACATTTTAGGGGGGCCTCAGTCAAGCATAGCTGGGATCTCAGGAGCCAGACAGATACATCCAGGCTCTGCTGGTCTTTCAATGTTTGGTCAGAGTCTAACCCGGGCTAACATGAGCACAATGCAACGGGCAGCAATGGGGCCTATGGGTCCGCCTAAGTTGATGGCAGGAATAAACCTTTATATGAaccaacagcagcagcagcagcaacaattacagcagcaacaacaatttcaacagcagcagcagcagcagcaatatcagcagcagcagcagcagcagcaacaacaattTCAACAGCAGTTGCAGCAACAACAAGATACCGCTTCACAGCTGCAGGCTGTTGTTTCACCTTCACAAGTGGGCTCACCATCAACCGTGGGAATTCCACAACTAAACCAACAAACCAGCCCTCAGCAAATGAGCCAGCGAACACCAATGAGCCCACAGCAGTTGAGCTCGGGGGCAATCCATGCGACTAGTGCTGGTAATCCAGATGCTTGTCCAGCTAGCCCACAGCTGAGCTCTCAGACCCTTGGTTCGGTTAGTAGTATCACAAATTCTTCTTTGGACCTACAAGGTGTGAATAAGAGCAACTCTGTAAATAATGCATAA